One window of Candidatus Omnitrophota bacterium genomic DNA carries:
- a CDS encoding peptidoglycan-binding protein yields MVRKEAVYGILLLFVVSAVISGCETVPKHFKEEVGGIKTRVETLESKVDGMEAKQAEAERLSAEASQALEQREETNISPRSKSKERVREIQACLKSAGFYTGTIDGISGKNTRHAIREFQKANGLNPDGIVGKKTWELLSKYGGSSEGPTK; encoded by the coding sequence ATGGTGCGAAAAGAAGCGGTATACGGAATCTTATTACTTTTTGTGGTTTCGGCGGTCATATCCGGGTGCGAGACCGTGCCCAAGCATTTCAAAGAAGAGGTCGGCGGCATAAAGACGCGTGTCGAGACCCTTGAGTCCAAGGTAGACGGTATGGAGGCGAAGCAGGCTGAAGCAGAACGGTTGTCCGCCGAGGCCTCCCAGGCCCTTGAGCAGAGGGAAGAGACGAATATAAGTCCGCGGTCGAAAAGCAAAGAACGTGTACGCGAGATACAGGCATGCCTTAAGAGCGCCGGGTTCTACACGGGCACCATAGACGGCATAAGCGGCAAGAATACCAGGCATGCGATAAGGGAATTCCAGAAGGCGAACGGCCTCAACCCGGACGGCATAGTCGGTAAGAAGACCTGGGAACTATTAAGTAAATACGGAGGATCGTCGGAAGGGCCAACCAAGTAA
- the lsrF gene encoding 3-hydroxy-5-phosphonooxypentane-2,4-dione thiolase, giving the protein MDWGMKNRISKLIRPDTGRAVWLAIDHGYFLGPLSKLEEPAKTVKPLLDHIDALMLTRGVLRNCIDAGMDKPAILRVSGGNSIVGPALSDEDTQTSIEEAIRLNASAVAFSIYVGTEHEHQTLLALGRLVSEAERYGIPVLAVTAVGKELEKRDARYLGLCCRIAAELGARMVKTYYCDDFEKVSRSCPVPLVIAGGPKLSTPLDALKLAHAAVREGAAGVDMGRNIWQSENAVGMIKAIRAIVHGHKSVKEAARVL; this is encoded by the coding sequence ATGGATTGGGGCATGAAGAACAGGATCTCTAAGCTTATAAGGCCGGATACCGGCCGTGCCGTATGGCTTGCCATCGATCACGGATATTTCCTGGGGCCGCTTTCGAAGCTCGAAGAACCGGCGAAGACGGTAAAGCCGCTTCTCGACCATATCGATGCGCTCATGCTGACCAGGGGTGTATTGAGAAATTGCATAGATGCCGGCATGGATAAACCGGCGATACTCAGGGTCTCGGGCGGGAACAGCATAGTGGGACCGGCCCTCTCGGATGAGGATACGCAGACGTCGATCGAGGAGGCGATACGCCTGAATGCCTCGGCCGTAGCGTTCTCCATATATGTAGGGACCGAACACGAGCACCAGACGCTCTTAGCGCTCGGGAGGCTGGTCAGCGAAGCGGAGAGGTACGGCATCCCGGTCCTGGCGGTCACGGCAGTAGGCAAAGAGCTGGAAAAACGGGACGCCAGGTACCTTGGGTTATGCTGCCGCATCGCGGCAGAGCTCGGGGCTCGTATGGTCAAGACGTATTACTGCGATGACTTCGAGAAGGTATCGAGGTCATGCCCTGTACCGCTGGTGATAGCCGGCGGGCCCAAGCTTTCCACCCCGCTCGATGCGCTGAAGCTCGCCCACGCCGCGGTAAGGGAGGGCGCCGCAGGCGTAGATATGGGGCGGAACATATGGCAGTCGGAGAACGCCGTCGGCATGATCAAAGCGATCCGCGCCATAGTCCACGGGCATAAATCGGTCAAGGAAGCGGCCAGGGTCCTTTAA
- a CDS encoding phosphoenolpyruvate carboxykinase (GTP) yields MTPLERWVDEQARLMKPKKIHWCDGSDQEAHKIVEAGIKEEKIDGRQIFQELNPKTFPNSYLHRSHPSDVARTEHLTYVCHTDKDTAGPNNNWMDPDEAKEKMRKISDGCMKGRTMYVLPYMMGHPDSPYAKACVQLTDISYVAVSMKIMTRMSGSIIDKIGDSGNFVKGLHSVGDFDPKRRFIMHFPDEHFVWSIGSGYGGNALLGKKCVSLRIASWLGLKEGWLAEHMVIMGVQDPAGNITYIAVALPSACGKTNLAMLESKLPGYKIWTLGDDIAWLNVGPDGRLWAINPEAGFFGVAPGTSMSTNPNMMRTLKKGTFYPTLFTNVALNTDTNEPWWEGMDGPVPGNAIDWQGKQWKSDMGTRAAHPNSRFTVSISHAPTLSPEYNNPKGVPISAILFGGKRMHLNPLVAEGFDWQNGVFIGSRMGSETTAAAIHDVGVVRRDPMAMLPFCGYNMADYFMLWLNIGKRLKHPPRIYSINWFRVDDRGKYIWPGFGENIRVLEWIVNRVNGRVGAEETPIGLIPHIGDLNLTGLDISKEGLKQLFEIDHKEWLSEAADIEKFLQKFGDRMPGAIWEEFRRMKEKLK; encoded by the coding sequence ATGACTCCTCTTGAACGATGGGTAGATGAACAGGCGCGGCTCATGAAGCCGAAGAAGATACACTGGTGCGACGGTTCCGATCAGGAAGCGCATAAGATCGTAGAGGCCGGTATCAAGGAAGAGAAGATCGACGGCAGGCAGATATTCCAGGAGCTGAACCCAAAGACCTTTCCCAACTCATATCTCCACAGGAGCCACCCCAGCGACGTGGCCCGGACAGAGCACCTCACCTACGTATGCCATACGGATAAAGATACCGCCGGCCCTAACAACAATTGGATGGACCCGGATGAGGCGAAAGAGAAGATGAGGAAGATCTCTGACGGCTGCATGAAGGGCAGGACAATGTATGTGCTCCCTTATATGATGGGCCATCCCGACTCACCATACGCCAAGGCCTGCGTTCAGCTCACCGATATCTCATATGTCGCCGTAAGCATGAAGATCATGACCCGCATGTCCGGGTCGATCATAGATAAGATCGGGGATAGCGGGAACTTCGTAAAAGGGCTACACTCGGTAGGCGACTTCGATCCGAAGAGGCGTTTCATAATGCACTTTCCGGACGAGCATTTTGTATGGAGCATAGGTTCGGGTTATGGCGGCAATGCCCTCCTTGGGAAAAAATGTGTCTCCCTGAGGATAGCATCCTGGCTGGGGCTTAAAGAGGGATGGCTCGCCGAACATATGGTCATAATGGGCGTACAGGACCCGGCCGGCAATATAACCTACATCGCCGTGGCGCTCCCCAGCGCATGCGGCAAGACGAACCTAGCGATGCTGGAATCGAAACTGCCCGGGTATAAGATATGGACGCTCGGTGACGATATAGCGTGGCTCAACGTGGGTCCGGACGGACGTCTATGGGCGATAAACCCGGAAGCGGGCTTCTTCGGGGTCGCGCCCGGGACGTCGATGAGCACAAACCCGAATATGATGCGCACCCTGAAGAAGGGGACCTTCTACCCGACGCTCTTCACGAACGTCGCCCTGAACACAGATACCAATGAGCCGTGGTGGGAAGGTATGGACGGGCCGGTCCCCGGGAATGCGATCGACTGGCAGGGTAAACAATGGAAGAGCGATATGGGCACGCGCGCCGCTCATCCGAATTCCCGGTTCACCGTCTCCATATCGCATGCGCCCACGCTCTCGCCCGAATATAATAACCCGAAGGGGGTCCCGATATCGGCCATACTTTTCGGTGGTAAACGCATGCATCTTAACCCGCTCGTGGCCGAAGGGTTCGACTGGCAGAATGGTGTCTTTATCGGCTCAAGGATGGGCTCGGAGACGACGGCCGCGGCGATCCATGACGTCGGCGTGGTCAGACGGGATCCCATGGCTATGCTCCCTTTCTGCGGATATAATATGGCCGATTATTTCATGCTCTGGCTAAATATAGGGAAGCGGTTGAAGCATCCGCCCAGGATATATTCCATAAACTGGTTCAGGGTCGATGACAGGGGCAAGTACATATGGCCGGGATTCGGCGAAAACATAAGGGTACTGGAATGGATAGTCAACAGGGTTAACGGCCGTGTCGGGGCCGAAGAGACACCCATAGGGCTCATCCCGCATATTGGCGATCTGAACCTTACGGGGCTGGATATATCGAAAGAGGGCTTGAAACAGCTTTTTGAGATCGATCATAAAGAATGGCTATCGGAAGCGGCAGATATAGAGAAATTCCTTCAGAAATTCGGCGACCGCATGCCCGGTGCGATCTGGGAAGAGTTTCGTCGTATGAAGGAGAAGCTTAAATAG
- a CDS encoding zinc-dependent dehydrogenase, with the protein MRAAVYYSNNDVRIEERARPEIGPGELLVRVESSGICGTDCLEWYRINRVPLILGHEIAGVVVASGKGAGHYKVGDAVSASHHVPCGECRFCLDGHHTVCDMLRRTNFDPGGFAEFLRLPGINVKKGVYKIPEGVSFDEATFTEPLACVLRGQRLAGMKRGRTVLVVGSGISGLLHIQLARLSGAGRIIATDVVEYRLKAAGRFGADHTLNAMEYTPERLKELNGGSLADLVIICTGARQAYEGALRSVERGGTILFFAATDKGVTIPLSVNDLFWRNEVTLTSSYAATPEEHMKALELIGSHKINVRDMISHKLPLAGTGEGIRLVSEAKDSMKVIIEPQK; encoded by the coding sequence ATGCGTGCCGCGGTATACTACAGCAATAATGATGTCCGTATAGAGGAGAGGGCCCGCCCGGAGATAGGGCCGGGGGAGCTCCTGGTCCGCGTCGAGTCGAGCGGCATATGCGGGACCGACTGCCTGGAGTGGTACAGGATCAACAGGGTGCCGTTGATCCTGGGTCACGAGATAGCGGGCGTCGTGGTCGCTTCGGGTAAAGGGGCCGGTCATTATAAGGTCGGCGATGCCGTCTCCGCGTCGCATCACGTGCCGTGCGGCGAATGCAGGTTCTGCCTGGACGGCCACCATACGGTATGCGACATGCTCCGCAGGACGAATTTTGACCCCGGCGGATTTGCGGAATTCCTGCGGCTCCCCGGGATAAACGTAAAGAAGGGCGTTTATAAGATACCGGAAGGCGTCTCTTTTGACGAAGCGACGTTTACCGAACCGCTCGCATGTGTCCTGAGAGGACAGCGGCTTGCGGGGATGAAGAGAGGCAGGACGGTACTGGTGGTCGGGAGCGGTATATCCGGCCTCCTGCACATCCAGCTGGCAAGATTGAGCGGCGCCGGACGCATTATAGCGACGGACGTGGTCGAATACCGGCTCAAGGCGGCCGGGCGATTCGGGGCCGATCATACCCTGAATGCCATGGAATATACCCCGGAGCGTCTTAAAGAATTGAACGGCGGGTCCCTGGCCGACCTCGTCATAATATGTACGGGCGCCCGCCAGGCATATGAAGGTGCGCTCAGGTCGGTAGAGCGCGGAGGCACCATCCTCTTCTTTGCCGCTACCGATAAGGGCGTGACCATACCCCTTTCGGTGAACGACCTCTTTTGGCGTAACGAGGTCACGCTCACGAGTTCCTATGCCGCGACACCGGAAGAGCATATGAAGGCGCTCGAATTAATTGGCTCGCATAAAATAAACGTTCGTGATATGATATCACACAAATTGCCGCTCGCCGGGACGGGTGAAGGGATACGTCTCGTAAGCGAAGCGAAAGATTCGATGAAAGTCATCATAGAACCGCAGAAGTAA
- a CDS encoding flavodoxin has protein sequence MRSLIIYYSYSGHTGKVAGIFADILKGKGTVDLQPLKPKDEITSFFAQCRAAFARKRAELEDGPIYNVSAYDLIIIGSPVWAFAPTPAVNTYLDKVNGLHGKRVVVLLNSGSGAGVKKCFDNIEQVLRNKGASDIARINIPDRMLNDGNFISGSLEKVL, from the coding sequence ATGAGGTCTTTGATCATATACTATTCTTACAGCGGACATACCGGGAAGGTGGCGGGGATCTTCGCCGATATCCTGAAGGGTAAAGGGACGGTCGATCTCCAGCCCCTTAAACCTAAGGATGAGATAACGTCATTCTTTGCCCAATGCCGCGCGGCCTTTGCGCGAAAGAGGGCGGAACTGGAAGACGGCCCTATATATAACGTCAGCGCATATGACCTTATCATCATCGGTTCTCCCGTGTGGGCGTTTGCGCCTACGCCTGCGGTGAATACTTATCTGGACAAGGTGAACGGCCTGCACGGCAAGAGGGTCGTCGTCCTTCTTAACTCCGGGAGCGGGGCGGGGGTGAAGAAGTGCTTTGATAATATAGAGCAGGTGCTGAGGAATAAGGGCGCATCGGATATAGCCCGGATAAACATACCGGACAGGATGCTGAACGACGGGAATTTCATCTCCGGGTCGCTGGAGAAGGTATTATAG
- a CDS encoding peptidylprolyl isomerase has protein sequence MRYAVIFLCAAAILAVNTQTAGAESPVIHTGSKVAFDYTLTVDGKMMDSSEGKGPINYVQGDGRLIVGLAKALEGMRAGEEKTVTVPPAEAYGTMDPKAVREVPRSSLPTDREVKVGMMLQAKDAKGGTLITRVAEIRKDTVLMDFNHPLAGKTLIFKVKIVSVT, from the coding sequence ATGAGATATGCGGTCATATTTTTATGCGCGGCAGCCATATTAGCGGTCAATACGCAGACGGCGGGCGCGGAAAGCCCCGTGATACATACCGGGAGCAAGGTCGCGTTCGATTATACGCTCACCGTTGACGGTAAGATGATGGACAGCTCGGAAGGTAAGGGCCCCATAAACTACGTCCAGGGCGACGGGCGGCTCATCGTGGGCCTCGCAAAGGCGCTTGAAGGGATGCGCGCGGGCGAGGAGAAGACGGTGACGGTGCCTCCCGCGGAGGCATATGGCACGATGGACCCGAAAGCGGTAAGAGAGGTCCCGCGCTCATCTCTTCCTACCGACAGAGAGGTTAAGGTGGGGATGATGCTCCAGGCCAAAGACGCCAAAGGCGGCACCCTGATCACAAGAGTAGCCGAGATCAGAAAAGATACGGTGTTGATGGACTTCAACCATCCTCTTGCGGGCAAGACACTGATATTCAAAGTAAAGATCGTATCCGTAACCTAA
- a CDS encoding glycosyltransferase family 39 protein gives MKKRAAGGIASVSLFLFLLNLLAGLLFINEGLFHHDSVLLAKAVEDTYATGHLHPAARGRYGSVAVNCVLHAPFFLLGHNADFTTRFSSVFFHSLSAVMLAVLIYALLGTVPGALFGGLLLSFTPFYFSPNTWGKEHGLFIFSVLLSFYLLHRGTEKDNGLWLGLSGMTMAFSVSVRESALVILPLYFLFYLSPRIAIRPPEISIRKERLGAGPLLRLILPMTAILAVIYFTYLRAEFYREMVLRDNTSAIFLGPLSPMLRIAIKDLGTCIPPVLFLFFVLGIVRLFSREDVFLPLFLILWAALIFYFGNIETFTLRYLDIVIIPVYIGVAYYMSELRVKERLAADAIMAYFVISMFVMMHPMLEFRHSYNGEKRYALFVRDNTPADAVIITMDDSAFIEYYAGRKTVTHPIDDIRKTADFVKEMKGYLAKGVPLYMTGSALSYDHKKIFSRIFDANFYVHLVGSRLSEDYHRPEIRFFRYKQGLFKVTPKRALDIP, from the coding sequence ATGAAAAAGAGAGCTGCAGGCGGGATCGCTTCCGTATCACTATTTCTCTTCCTACTGAACCTCCTGGCAGGGCTTCTCTTTATAAATGAGGGCCTCTTCCACCACGACAGTGTCCTCCTGGCCAAAGCCGTGGAAGATACGTATGCCACAGGCCATCTCCATCCCGCCGCCAGGGGAAGATACGGTTCCGTGGCCGTGAACTGCGTACTCCACGCGCCTTTCTTCCTTCTCGGCCATAACGCCGACTTCACAACGCGGTTCTCGAGCGTATTCTTCCATTCGTTGTCGGCAGTCATGCTGGCAGTTCTTATATATGCGCTCCTGGGCACCGTCCCGGGCGCTCTATTCGGCGGCCTCCTCCTGTCATTTACACCGTTCTATTTTTCACCCAATACCTGGGGCAAGGAACACGGCCTCTTCATATTTTCCGTACTCCTCTCATTCTACCTGCTGCATCGCGGTACGGAGAAGGATAATGGCCTATGGCTGGGGCTTTCGGGCATGACCATGGCCTTCTCCGTATCCGTAAGGGAGTCGGCGCTCGTAATATTGCCCTTATATTTTTTATTTTACCTGAGCCCCCGGATCGCGATCCGTCCTCCGGAGATATCTATCCGGAAAGAGAGATTGGGGGCAGGTCCCCTGCTCCGTCTTATACTTCCCATGACCGCGATCTTAGCCGTTATCTATTTCACATACCTCAGGGCGGAGTTCTACCGCGAGATGGTCCTGCGCGATAACACGTCGGCCATTTTCCTGGGGCCGTTATCACCGATGCTGAGGATAGCCATCAAGGACCTCGGGACATGTATCCCGCCCGTCCTCTTTCTCTTTTTCGTGCTGGGGATAGTGAGGCTCTTTTCCAGGGAGGACGTCTTCCTCCCTCTATTTCTCATCTTGTGGGCCGCGCTCATATTTTACTTCGGCAATATAGAGACATTCACATTGCGGTATCTGGACATCGTTATAATACCCGTCTATATAGGTGTCGCATATTACATGTCCGAGCTGCGCGTGAAAGAGCGGTTGGCCGCAGATGCCATCATGGCCTATTTCGTCATCAGCATGTTCGTCATGATGCATCCGATGCTCGAGTTCAGACATTCCTACAACGGGGAGAAGCGTTATGCCCTCTTCGTCAGGGATAACACCCCGGCCGATGCCGTTATAATAACTATGGACGATTCCGCGTTCATCGAATATTACGCCGGCAGAAAGACTGTGACCCACCCCATAGACGATATCCGTAAGACCGCCGATTTTGTGAAAGAGATGAAGGGGTATCTGGCAAAAGGCGTACCCCTTTATATGACCGGCTCGGCCTTGAGCTATGACCATAAAAAGATATTCAGCAGGATCTTTGACGCAAATTTTTATGTCCACCTGGTAGGATCGCGGCTATCAGAGGATTACCACCGGCCCGAGATACGGTTCTTCAGATATAAACAGGGGCTCTTTAAGGTGACGCCTAAAAGAGCCCTGGATATCCCGTGA
- a CDS encoding radical SAM protein: MADPGLIKHTTSVCPSCLKQLRADVVEAEDGIFMQKACTEHGLFRDLVEKDAAFYRAAANIAKERYCGNDLLILPITDRCNMRCKFCFHPTITGSDLPVEKIVETVRRASVPDVALSGGEPTLHPRICEVIRKLKRMGKNVIVVTNGLRLVDPGYAKALKAAGADSFVFSLNGFNDSILSRIDGRPCLEEKLAALENLKREHMRVELSLSILRDVNEGEFKKALEFCLKNPDHVFALRVRSFSRIGRCEDMQGLTTGELMGLLSEALGVGRERLIRAVAARKISSAIQYNAVLYFRYGYGRIDFLTERPLWSSRMTRSMISLAKSMRVGKPVAAVRGALFRKSRVKRLVINMWAVPDRHNFDMGEINSSGFLGVDYGYKMDNFFNAIVLDNTNISSAARQDRCL; encoded by the coding sequence TTGGCAGATCCCGGATTGATAAAGCATACCACAAGCGTCTGTCCCTCATGCCTGAAGCAGTTACGCGCGGATGTCGTGGAGGCGGAAGACGGCATCTTCATGCAAAAGGCATGCACGGAGCACGGTCTGTTCCGTGACCTTGTCGAAAAGGATGCCGCATTTTATAGGGCAGCGGCGAACATAGCAAAAGAAAGATATTGCGGCAATGACCTGCTTATACTGCCGATCACGGACAGGTGCAATATGAGATGTAAATTCTGTTTTCATCCCACCATTACAGGCAGTGATCTACCCGTCGAAAAGATAGTTGAAACCGTCAGACGCGCTTCGGTGCCGGATGTCGCCCTTTCAGGAGGTGAGCCCACTCTCCACCCGCGCATATGCGAGGTCATACGGAAGCTGAAACGTATGGGTAAAAATGTCATAGTGGTGACAAATGGTTTACGGCTCGTCGACCCGGGATACGCGAAGGCCCTTAAAGCGGCGGGGGCCGACAGTTTTGTCTTTTCGCTCAACGGTTTCAACGACTCGATATTGAGCCGGATCGACGGCCGTCCCTGCCTGGAAGAGAAGCTTGCCGCCCTGGAGAACCTGAAAAGGGAGCATATGAGGGTGGAGCTCTCATTGAGCATATTGAGGGATGTCAACGAGGGTGAATTCAAAAAAGCCCTGGAATTCTGTCTGAAAAATCCGGATCACGTCTTTGCGCTCCGCGTGCGCTCGTTCTCGCGCATAGGAAGGTGCGAAGATATGCAGGGTTTAACGACAGGAGAACTGATGGGCCTTCTGTCAGAGGCGCTGGGGGTGGGAAGGGAGCGGCTGATCAGGGCGGTGGCAGCGAGGAAGATAAGTTCTGCCATCCAGTACAATGCCGTGCTCTATTTTCGCTACGGGTACGGCAGGATCGATTTTCTGACGGAAAGACCGTTGTGGTCATCGCGCATGACGAGAAGCATGATATCTTTAGCCAAGTCGATGCGTGTCGGTAAACCGGTAGCTGCGGTGAGGGGCGCCCTGTTCCGGAAAAGCAGGGTCAAGAGGCTGGTCATAAACATGTGGGCTGTGCCCGATCGGCATAATTTTGATATGGGAGAGATAAATTCCAGCGGTTTTCTGGGGGTTGATTATGGATATAAGATGGATAATTTTTTTAACGCGATCGTATTAGACAACACAAATATTTCATCCGCCGCGAGGCAGGACAGATGCCTGTGA
- a CDS encoding CxxC-x17-CxxC domain-containing protein has translation MAYQPGGGFGGAPREMHKATCAECKKECEVPFKPREDRPVYCKECFSKRKGGR, from the coding sequence ATGGCATATCAACCAGGTGGTGGATTTGGCGGAGCTCCGCGGGAAATGCACAAGGCGACATGCGCAGAATGCAAGAAAGAATGCGAAGTCCCTTTTAAGCCCAGGGAAGACCGTCCGGTATATTGCAAGGAGTGCTTTTCGAAGCGCAAGGGCGGCAGGTAA
- the corA gene encoding magnesium/cobalt transporter CorA yields MYESYYYHPDHGLKTDISPAQMADAVKDERSILWLDVFDIDDGDIDLLTNVFSLHPLTMEDFIMPNARPKAEELPDYLFLVIFSMRSANGGQKGKIAMTELDCCLGKNFLITFHSESFNSICACKERVKKQSPTIMHGADMLLYSILDSCIDNYFPIINEFDRTVDEMSDELFRSPSQNTLKKIYHIKNDIMSLRRTVGPQADVIGLLSRGTFKFIMPANLIYFRNVYDNMVRFNDTVGALRDIISGAMEAYVSIVSNRLNEIMKTLTVITTIMMPLTLIASIYGMNFRYMPELEHKFGYPAVILVMGIMIVSMLVYFRRRKWL; encoded by the coding sequence ATGTACGAGAGTTATTATTACCATCCCGACCATGGGTTAAAGACGGACATTTCACCGGCCCAGATGGCGGACGCCGTCAAAGACGAGCGTTCCATATTATGGCTCGATGTCTTCGATATAGATGACGGCGACATAGACCTGCTTACCAACGTCTTCAGCCTTCATCCGCTTACCATGGAAGATTTTATAATGCCCAATGCCAGGCCTAAGGCGGAAGAGCTGCCGGATTATCTCTTCCTCGTGATATTTTCCATGAGATCCGCCAACGGCGGCCAGAAGGGCAAGATCGCGATGACCGAGCTGGATTGCTGCCTGGGCAAAAATTTCCTTATCACGTTTCACAGCGAATCGTTCAACTCCATCTGCGCATGCAAGGAGAGGGTCAAGAAACAGTCGCCCACCATCATGCACGGGGCAGACATGCTCCTCTACTCCATACTCGATTCATGCATCGATAATTATTTTCCGATCATCAACGAATTTGACAGGACGGTGGATGAGATGAGCGACGAGCTCTTCAGGTCGCCGAGCCAGAATACGCTCAAGAAGATATACCATATCAAGAACGATATAATGAGTTTAAGGCGCACGGTCGGACCGCAGGCCGACGTCATCGGCCTGCTCTCGCGGGGGACGTTTAAGTTCATAATGCCGGCAAACCTGATCTATTTCAGGAACGTCTACGATAATATGGTAAGGTTCAATGACACGGTGGGCGCATTACGCGACATCATATCTGGGGCAATGGAGGCCTACGTATCGATCGTCTCTAACCGTCTGAACGAGATAATGAAGACCCTCACCGTGATAACGACCATAATGATGCCTCTCACCCTGATAGCGAGCATCTACGGCATGAACTTCAGGTATATGCCGGAGCTCGAGCATAAATTCGGCTATCCCGCGGTCATCCTGGTAATGGGCATAATGATCGTCTCGATGCTTGTATATTTCAGGCGCAGAAAATGGCTGTAA
- a CDS encoding ABC transporter permease: protein MFLHRTFAIVLRQLYLIRGSFSRVFPLFVWAAVDMVLWGFLTRYLNSVASPGFDFVPALLGAVLFWDFFIRIMQGVTMAFFEDVWSRNFLNIFATPLLISEYLCGLVFTSIATSMVGLAVMLFIAVAFFKLSFFIYGLAVIPFLLVLFLFGISLGIFGSALVLRFGPASEWFIWPIPALISPFVGVLYPISTLPHWMQLVSRILPPSYVFEGLRGIISGKGVSWAGLVWGGCLAAACILLAYWFFTRIYRYAIRTGLMARYSAESLS, encoded by the coding sequence ATGTTCCTCCATCGCACGTTCGCCATAGTGCTTCGCCAGCTCTACCTGATACGAGGCAGTTTCTCGCGCGTATTCCCGCTCTTCGTCTGGGCGGCAGTGGACATGGTCCTCTGGGGCTTCCTGACCAGATATCTAAATTCCGTCGCCTCGCCGGGGTTCGATTTTGTGCCGGCGCTGCTCGGGGCCGTCCTCTTCTGGGATTTTTTTATCCGCATCATGCAGGGCGTTACCATGGCCTTCTTCGAGGATGTATGGTCGCGCAATTTTCTAAACATATTCGCCACACCTCTTCTGATATCGGAGTATTTATGCGGGCTCGTCTTCACAAGTATCGCCACGAGCATGGTTGGACTTGCCGTCATGCTCTTCATCGCCGTGGCGTTCTTTAAATTGTCATTTTTCATATACGGCCTGGCGGTCATACCTTTTCTTCTGGTGCTATTCCTCTTCGGCATCTCGCTCGGCATTTTCGGAAGCGCGCTGGTGCTGCGCTTCGGCCCGGCATCGGAATGGTTCATCTGGCCGATCCCGGCGCTCATATCGCCGTTCGTCGGGGTACTTTATCCCATATCGACGCTTCCGCATTGGATGCAACTTGTCTCGCGGATATTGCCGCCGTCGTATGTCTTCGAAGGGCTGAGGGGCATCATCTCAGGGAAAGGGGTATCGTGGGCAGGGCTTGTATGGGGCGGATGCCTGGCCGCGGCCTGCATCCTCCTGGCATATTGGTTCTTTACGAGGATCTACCGGTACGCCATCCGGACCGGGCTCATGGCCCGATACAGCGCCGAAAGCCTGAGTTGA
- a CDS encoding ABC transporter ATP-binding protein yields MKTLSVTALTKVYGDLVAVDGISFDVNKNEIVGLLGPNGAGKTTTINMILGVLEPDEGKITIGGLDLSAHRSSALSRTNFAAVYAPLPGNLTIFQNLNIFGRLYGVRDLPARIDELLEQFSLRPFRDRKCGVLSSGEQTRAGLAKAMLNRPDLLLLDEPTASLDPATAREVRATIREYTARGMGGVLWTSHNMYEVGDICDRVLFLSHGRILLEGNPKTLPAQRGKKTLEELFIAVAREPVTLGLG; encoded by the coding sequence ATGAAAACTCTTTCCGTCACGGCTCTGACCAAGGTCTACGGCGATCTCGTTGCCGTAGACGGCATCTCCTTCGATGTCAATAAGAATGAGATAGTCGGGCTCCTGGGCCCGAACGGGGCCGGGAAGACGACGACCATCAATATGATCCTTGGCGTGCTTGAGCCGGACGAAGGGAAGATAACGATCGGAGGCCTCGACCTTTCCGCGCACCGTTCCAGCGCGCTCTCGCGCACGAACTTCGCGGCCGTATATGCGCCGCTCCCCGGCAACCTGACCATATTCCAGAATCTGAATATCTTCGGCCGCCTGTACGGAGTGAGAGACCTCCCCGCGCGCATAGACGAGCTCCTTGAGCAATTCTCCCTCAGGCCTTTCAGGGACAGGAAGTGCGGCGTGCTCTCTTCGGGTGAACAGACGCGCGCGGGCCTCGCCAAGGCGATGCTCAACCGCCCGGACCTCCTCCTGCTCGATGAGCCGACGGCGTCGCTCGATCCTGCCACCGCGCGCGAGGTTCGTGCCACGATCCGCGAATATACGGCGCGGGGTATGGGCGGGGTGCTCTGGACATCGCACAATATGTATGAGGTAGGGGATATATGCGACCGCGTGCTATTTCTGTCTCACGGCAGGATACTCCTCGAGGGGAACCCGAAAACGCTCCCGGCCCAGCGGGGCAAGAAGACGCTCGAGGAGCTTTTCATAGCCGTGGCGCGCGAACCCGTCACACTGGGCCTGGGCTGA